The Fictibacillus arsenicus genome contains a region encoding:
- a CDS encoding SDR family oxidoreductase: MEHTYFITGFPGFIATKLLEALRHKYPSSQFYLLTLKQERKIAEQKLKDCDKNTVLLEGDITKEGLGLPDYLRREIAEKITHCIHLAALYDLTAAFSPSYSCNVLGTEHVIKFVKGCKNIKRFCYFSTAYVSGNEKGKIVESCLSEPAGFRNYYEQTKYEAERMVRMYIDELPITIIRPGIIVGDSKTGVTIKFDGPYFMMRFLRRLSALPIPYIGRTTSKIHLVPVDFIVNASIFLMHDKRGESKTYHLLSPSSPNIHDAYTLICRELIDKKPSWHLPRSIADRMLSISFISKWLGVPRETLSYFSHEAEYDTSQLVQDLEGTGIACPPFEEYVPVLVRYYKENAADASLKRY; this comes from the coding sequence TTGGAACATACTTATTTTATCACTGGATTTCCAGGTTTTATAGCTACAAAACTATTAGAAGCACTTCGTCACAAATATCCTTCGTCACAATTTTATTTACTTACTTTAAAACAAGAAAGAAAAATTGCTGAACAAAAACTTAAAGACTGCGATAAAAACACCGTTCTTTTAGAGGGTGATATAACAAAAGAAGGACTTGGTCTGCCTGATTATTTGAGAAGAGAAATAGCTGAAAAAATAACACATTGTATACATCTTGCTGCTCTTTACGATTTAACAGCAGCTTTTTCTCCTTCTTATTCTTGTAATGTCCTTGGTACTGAACATGTAATAAAATTTGTAAAAGGCTGTAAGAATATTAAACGTTTTTGTTATTTCAGCACTGCATATGTATCAGGAAATGAAAAAGGAAAAATTGTAGAGTCCTGTTTGTCAGAACCTGCTGGCTTTCGGAACTATTATGAACAAACCAAATATGAGGCAGAACGAATGGTAAGGATGTATATTGATGAACTGCCAATTACCATAATAAGACCTGGAATCATAGTAGGTGATTCCAAAACTGGCGTAACAATAAAATTTGATGGTCCTTATTTTATGATGCGATTTTTAAGAAGACTATCTGCTCTGCCAATCCCTTATATCGGCCGTACTACTTCTAAAATTCACCTTGTACCGGTTGACTTTATTGTTAATGCTTCTATATTCCTGATGCACGATAAACGGGGTGAATCAAAAACTTATCATTTATTAAGTCCATCATCGCCCAATATCCATGATGCTTATACTTTAATATGCAGAGAGCTTATTGATAAGAAACCAAGCTGGCATTTGCCTCGATCAATTGCGGATCGAATGTTATCCATTTCTTTTATTTCAAAATGGCTTGGTGTACCCCGAGAAACACTTTCTTACTTTTCACATGAAGCAGAGTATGATACTTCTCAACTAGTCCAGGATCTAGAAGGTACTGGAATAGCATGTCCGCCTTTTGAAGAATATGTGCCGGTACTTGTCCGGTATTACAAAGAAAATGCTGCTGATGCTTCATTAAAGCGTTATTAG
- a CDS encoding oxidoreductase, producing MNGKKVIVAGSSGLVGKEVVKQLISDPSCSEIILLVRNNSEIKHPKIKEIFFDFTSYEYEIENLEADSLIICIGTTMKNAQTKEGFKEVDLIIPVKLAKLAIKLNVQNVAIISAMGADSKSSFFYNRVKGEMETQLISLNIKNLTIVRPSLLIGERNEFRFGERMAEKVYTALPFIFPKKYKPIDAGSVARAMIKASFAFSDKQVNIIENSAIHQLSRNS from the coding sequence ATGAATGGAAAAAAAGTTATAGTAGCAGGATCAAGCGGTCTTGTTGGCAAAGAAGTTGTAAAACAGCTAATCTCTGATCCGTCTTGTAGTGAAATTATCCTGCTTGTTAGAAATAACTCAGAGATTAAACATCCAAAAATTAAAGAGATTTTTTTTGACTTTACAAGTTATGAATATGAGATTGAAAACTTAGAAGCAGATAGTTTGATTATTTGTATTGGTACCACCATGAAAAATGCACAAACAAAAGAAGGATTTAAAGAGGTTGACCTCATCATCCCTGTCAAACTTGCAAAGCTAGCGATTAAGTTAAACGTTCAAAATGTCGCAATCATTTCTGCAATGGGTGCAGATTCCAAATCTTCGTTCTTTTACAATCGAGTAAAAGGGGAGATGGAAACACAATTGATCTCCTTAAATATTAAAAACCTTACTATAGTCCGACCTTCCTTATTAATAGGTGAACGTAACGAATTCCGTTTCGGAGAAAGAATGGCAGAAAAGGTTTATACAGCACTTCCTTTTATTTTTCCGAAAAAATATAAACCAATCGATGCTGGCAGTGTTGCCAGAGCAATGATTAAAGCTAGCTTTGCTTTTTCAGATAAACAAGTGAACATAATAGAAAACTCGGCCATCCATCAGTTAAGCCGAAACAGTTAA
- a CDS encoding BrxA/BrxB family bacilliredoxin: MNAYEEYMKQMAQPMRDELTRAGFEELKTPEEVNYFMQETEGTALVVINSVCGCAAGLARPVAVASLNHSVKPEQFVTVFAGQDKEATAQIREFFGDIPPSSPSMALLKDGKVVHFIHRHNIENHSPEEILENLLGAYDSHC, translated from the coding sequence ATGAATGCCTATGAAGAATATATGAAACAAATGGCTCAGCCCATGAGAGATGAATTGACTCGTGCTGGTTTTGAAGAATTAAAGACACCAGAAGAAGTAAATTATTTTATGCAAGAAACTGAAGGTACTGCACTTGTAGTAATAAACTCCGTATGTGGATGCGCAGCTGGCCTTGCTCGTCCAGTAGCAGTAGCATCATTGAACCACTCAGTAAAACCTGAACAGTTTGTTACGGTATTTGCAGGTCAGGATAAAGAAGCAACTGCACAGATCAGAGAATTCTTTGGTGATATCCCGCCTTCTTCTCCTTCTATGGCTCTTTTAAAAGATGGAAAAGTGGTACATTTTATCCACAGACATAACATTGAAAATCATTCACCAGAAGAAATCCTTGAAAATTTACTGGGGGCTTATGACAGTCACTGTTAA
- the plsY gene encoding glycerol-3-phosphate 1-O-acyltransferase PlsY, protein MIETVIIILLSYLLGSIPFALLVGKFGYGIDIRQHGSGNLGGTNTFRILGKKAGFIVSAADVLKGTLAASLPVILNADLHPLVAGIPAVIGHCYPVFAKFKGGKAVATSGGVLLFAEPLLFLLVLLTFFLSLYISKYVSLSSIMAGVGSVILSLLLADNITTYILIGFTLFLLYRHRQNIVRIVKKTEPKVKWI, encoded by the coding sequence ATGATCGAGACAGTTATTATTATACTTCTTTCCTATTTGCTAGGCTCTATCCCCTTTGCGCTTTTAGTAGGAAAATTTGGTTATGGAATTGATATTCGCCAGCATGGGAGCGGTAATTTAGGCGGTACTAATACATTTCGAATTTTAGGCAAAAAAGCAGGATTCATCGTTTCTGCAGCAGATGTATTAAAAGGAACACTCGCTGCCAGCTTGCCCGTAATACTAAATGCAGACCTTCATCCATTGGTTGCAGGAATTCCCGCCGTCATTGGACATTGTTATCCAGTATTCGCAAAATTCAAGGGTGGAAAAGCTGTAGCAACATCTGGCGGAGTTCTATTGTTTGCAGAGCCATTATTATTTCTATTGGTCTTGCTTACTTTCTTTTTATCTTTATACATAAGTAAATATGTATCTCTCTCATCGATCATGGCTGGTGTGGGTTCAGTAATCTTAAGTCTTTTACTTGCTGATAACATTACTACTTATATCCTGATCGGGTTTACCCTCTTTTTATTGTACAGACATAGGCAGAACATTGTACGGATAGTAAAGAAAACTGAACCAAAAGTAAAATGGATTTAA